GGATATCCTTCTCCAGCCTTTTAGGAAGAGTGTAGCTGATTCACCACAGCCGTGTCAGTCCCTTGTAGGCCAGCTTGCAGGCGTCACATTGGGAAGTGGTCAACTTCCAgctctgctgggattacagtcctaCCATGTGGTGTGGTTAGGCTGACAGTCAAGTGCCTGTGGGAGGGACAGCTAGTGGGGGATCTCTGTCACAAGGCAGCAGCCTTTTGAGGTACCTAAGAGGAGACTCTTGTGTCCTGGATTAGGGAGGGATCTGCTTCTTCACCTCATTGCAAActgtccctttttctttcccagCTTTTGTCTCTGACCCTGGATGGACTGACAGGTGTTTCCCAGGACCACATGCGAGCTCATTACCAAACAGGCTCCAACCACATGATGCTGAACATCAACCTTTGGTCCACACTTCTGCTGGGAGCTGGTAAGGAGCAATTCCGTTGTTCTTTGCCTTGGTCACCAGAGGGCAGGCTACCTACCCTTACCCAGTTAAGCCTGGCTCAGCTGCCAGTCGCTAACTTTGCACAGGCCAAGGGCCTGAGATACTTCCAACATGCCCTTCTGCCCAAGCCTTGAGAGACCTTCCTGGAAAAAGCTGTGCTGGCAGGGTCTACTTACTAGTAGTTCTTACGAACATAATAGGAGTAGACCTGTGCCAGATGTCATGGGAAGACACACAGTAAAACTCGTGGGGATATCTGGGAACTGTTCCTTCTCATGAGGCAAATGAGACAGAGGGTAGTACTCACAGGAAGCCTAGGTTGGGCTGAAGAGCTTAAGCACAGATCCCTTTGCTTTGCAGTCAGTGTTTCCTGACTCCTTTTCAAATCTGGGCACTTGCAGAAAGGATTTTTATGCAGCACACCTGGGTTAATGTTAAAGACTGCTGTTGGCTAGAGGTGACCAATTCTGAGCTCACCTTGAGCTGGAGGCCTGTGGGTCACTGTCTCTCCACAACGTCCGAGGATCTCTGCTTTCAGTcagtttttcttgttctttcttggtttggttttttttgtttgtttattttgagatagtgtctcactctagcccaggctgacctggaattcattatgtagtctcaggctggccttgaactcacaactaccCTGGCCTTgtgaattaaaggcgtgtgctaccatgcctggcagtggggtttatgggttttttttttgttttttttttttaattttttatttatttatttgagagtgacagacagagagagaaagacagatagagggagtgagagagaatgggcgcgccagggcttccagcctctgcaaacgaactccagacgcgtgcgcccccttgtgcatctggctaacgtgggacctggggaaccgagcctcgaaccgtggtccttaggcttcacaggcaagcgcttaaccgctaagccatctctccagccctgttgtttgttttttgaggtagggtttcactgtagctcaggctgacctggaatttactatgtagtctcagggcagccttgaactcatggtgattctctgacctgttcctcccaaatgctgggattaaaggcatacaccatcatgcctggctaagtctagtttatatatgtatatacaaattatgtacacatgtatatattaaatatactaaactatatatgtgtgtgtatgtatgtatatatttctttaagagagagagaaatagggggagagagaatgggcgcaccagggccttcagctgctgtaaatgaactccagatttatgtgacCCTTGTGCAaatggtttacataggtcctggggaatcaaacttgggtcctttggctttgcaggcaagcgccttaaccactaagccatctctccagctctaagtcTAGCTTTTgtaaccaggaaaaaataaatgtgagAAAGCTGCATGCTACGACAGTCTAAAACCATTTCATGTGCTGTTCCCCACCTAGCGTCCTTCCTGGTCCTGGAGCAGACCATGCAGGTGCGTGGTGTGCGCATCACAAGATGTGCCATTCCCCCCTTGACATTTCTTTTTAGGAATCCTATTCACTGGAGAGCTCTGGGAATTCTTGCGCTTTGCAGAAAGGTACCCCAACATCATCTATAATATCCTGCTCTTTGGCCTGACCAGTGCTCTGGGCCAGGTGAGTTCTTGCATGGGGACAACCTGCCTCCCTCCCGCGGCTGCTGGTGCTCTAGGCAAGCCTGGCCTGGCCAGAGGAGGGGTGGTAGGGTTAGCCCTTAGGTCTGCCCTCATACCTGTGGTAGATACCCAGATGTCTGCCTCATgcacctttccctctctcttcagaGCTTCATCTTCATGACAGTTGTGTATTTTGGCCCCCTGACCTGTTCCATCATCACCACCACGCGGAAATTCTTCACCATCTTGGCTTCTGTGATTCTTTTTGCCAACCCCATCAGCCACATGCAGTGGGTGGGCACTGTGCTGGTATTCCTGGGTAAGTTCTATCCAAAACATGTGCTTCTCTGGGCCTCAGAGGGCCATTGGTAGGATTTTCTAGTTATTTCCCtaaaatgtacatgtatatgagatttatttagttactttagAGGAAACTTAAGAGAAAAGGAAGCATTATTTCTAATGTAGCCTCCTACTGTGCATTCCCTCTTAATCATGTGACAGGGTCCCCAGGCCCTCCTCAGTCAGGTAGAATCTGATATTTACCCCCTACCAACCTATAGTGTTATGCATATGCTGAGAAGAGTAACCCAGAAATTTTGATTCTGATTTTTTACATCTTgctatatttgtttgtttggttttttttggggggggtggtgagtagggtctcactctggctcaggctgacctggaatttactatgtagtctcaggtggccttgaactcatggcgatcctcctactagtggtggtgcacacctttaatcccagcacttaggaggcagaggtaggaggatcgtcatgagttcgaggctaccctgagactacagagtgaattccagatcagcctgggctagagtgagaccctacctcgaaaaacaacaaaaaacagtatgcgccaccacgcctggccatcttGCTGTatttagatatatatgtatatattgccaATATCTTGGTGGCTTTCTTTTTTCACTCAGTGCTATTCTGTTGTAttagaaaaagtttttttttaatattttttgttcattttttatttatttatttgagagcaacagacagagagagaaagacagatagagggatagagagaatgggtgcgccagggcttccagccactgcaaacgaactccagacgtgtgcgcccccttgtgcatctggctaacgtgggacctggggacccgagcctcaaaccggggtccataggcttcacaggcgagcgcttaaccgctaagccatctctccagccctagaaaaagtTTTATAAAACTAGTTCAACCCCCAGTTCATATCTGAGtgtcccctccaaaaaaaaacaaaaccctagcTTAAGTCCTCAATTTTGGAGAACAAAGACTGGTTTGCCCAAATTATTGATAGACTCCATGCCTCTCCCCTGTAAATTTAAGcacattcttttatttctcaTAGGTCTTGGTCTCGATGCCAAGTTTGGAAAAGGCACAAAGAAGACATCCCACTAGGAGGAAGAAGACTTCTCTACTTCAAGAACATTTAAGTTATTGTGTCTGTAATGTGTCTTGGGAAAATGGACTCAGTCGCAATAAGGGGCTGGGTTACAATCTTTtctaaagaaacaaaagggaaacAAGATGACAAAGTGCTTGGGTTGTAACAAGACAAGTGAATAGTCTCTGCTCTTGCACAGTCCAGCACAAATAAAGAGGAGAAAGACAAAGCGTGGTGCTCACGGCCCTGCTGCTGTTCCGGGCTGGGCTTGGTGGGTGTGTGGTAATTCCCGCGAGGCGCGCATGACTGGGAGGAGTGCTGGGAGGCGCTGTGGTGTGCCGGCAACCTAGTCCCACAGGCGAGCTCTCAAAGATGCTAGGACAGGTAGCTGGCAGGTAGAGCCAGAGGATGTAAAATCACTTCTGCAAGGCTCAGTGACagaactgtcaaaaaaaaaaaaaaaatcactaaaggtATGTTCTCAAGAAACAccttgaaaatgaaatgaaatgaaggaatctgctggatttttttttcttgtccccACTGCCACCCCTCAGGCAGAAGTTGACCATGAGCCTGTGCTGGAACCATGAACGTGAACACCTCTGGCAGGTCGGGAAGATGCTTTTCCTGACTCCTCCGTCCGCCACTCTCATTCCACCTGCTCCCCTCCAGGGGGCCTGGATTCTTCTCTCCCAGCCCCTTCAGCTGCTCATGCATTGCAGTCCTCTGCCATCCTGGCTATGCCAAGGCGTTGCCACGCTAGCTTCTGCCTTTTGAAAGAGATGCTGGCGGGAGGCACGGTGCGTGAGTTCTGGCATGGAGCCGCCGTCGGGTGCTCTGGGTGGTaatgggggggaggaggggcatGGAGCAGAGCCACCTGCCCACTGCTGCCTTCAGAGCTGGAAATCACAATCCTCCAAGGACCAAACTTTACACATGAAAGTGCATTTCCAGCAGCTGCAACTTTCCCTCCATCTGTTCCACAGCCCCCACCCCCTTGGCTCTCCAGATGGGAGCCTGGCCTCCTTCCTGAGCAGCGTCTTGCCACCCTCTGCCCAGCCTTTCAAGCCCTGCCCCACTTGGAGTCCTCTTGCTCCTTAGGGCCCTGTGTCACTACAGCCCTGCCCTGAAGACCCCCTCTCACCTGGAACTCTTCCCCCTCCAGAGAAGTTTTAAGTACATCTGACTGAatatccttcctttctccactttGTACTTTTTTCATCCTGGAGGTTTCATCGCAAGCCACGCTGGCAGTCCTTTGCCCTCTCCCACGGGTTGGGAAGGTCAGAACCGCAGCAAGCCCAGGCTCCTCCttgtcacgtgtgtgtgtgtgtgtgtgtgtgtgtgtgtgtgtgtgtgtgtgcgcgcgcgcgcacatggTACAGCTGAGTGCGTGTGCATTGGAGGCCAGATGACACCCTCAGGTGCTACCACTGGTACACCTTCCCTCCTTTTAGAAGCCGTCTCTCAATTGCCTGGAGCTAGTCAATCAGACTGGCTAGCCTGTGAGCTCCAGGAagcctcctgtcttcacctctccactgctgggattacagatgggcaCCACTGTATCCTGCGCAGCGTTCACACGAGTACTGGGGATTCTTCTGCTTgtaaggaaagcactttactaactgagctactgCCCCAGCCCCTGAGCCCACTACTCTAACAAGACATTTGGTTCCTGGCCATCAGTCTTGCCTCTTCCACCTCTTCTCCCTGCCACTCTGATACGCCTATATAATACTGGTCACCAAGAACAGGACAAGTTTCAGCAGCTCAGCGTGGCTCTTAACCTGGTCCTAGAGAGGTGGCTCATAGGACCAGCCTGCTCTTCTAGTTGGGCTGAAAATCCAGTTCCTGGGTCTTCCCTCAGGCCCTGTCTGTCCATCTAGCACTTCCTTCTGGTGTCACTAGTGAGCATGCTGAACTTCAGTTAAGGACTGTACTCTCCCTCTAGGAGGCGCACGGTCTAACACAGCTAGGAAAACAACCACCTCTCAGAAGCAGGGAGGATGCAAAGGAAGGTGTCTGGGCAAGGTGAGGCTTGACTAGAGCTGTAGGAAGATGAAAGCAAAAGCAGATGAAGCTTTGGCTCCACTGCCAAGTGGGAAAAGGTTTCCAACTGCCTTGCAGCCCTCTCCTTAACCCTGTCTACTGCTTCCAGTCAGTTCCAGTAGGAGCACAGCACGACTCCGGCTTTCAAGtgaaatggagttctactcaacttGACGGAGGTCTGAAAATTGTTTTGTAAGCTGCCAGCCTATTCCACATGGCGTGCTTACGTCATCCCAGACAAAGAGACCAGGTTTCCTAGTCAGTTAGCTTAAAACAGCCTGAGATGGGAGATGCGAAGCAAGTTCAAACAGGCCGCGCTGATCCCTAACCCTGGGCTCAGGTTTGCAAAGATCAAAGGACTCAGCTACGTGTGGGAGGGAGGGACCCAGCATGCAAATTTccttccagcccctgtttttttcttttcttttttttttttgctgtggggTTGTATCTTATGTTTATTTTGGTCAAAACATTAGGTCCACCTCCTCTGACTATTCATCCTCAGATTCATGGTAAAGTTATTTCCCATTTTCTGTGCACCTCTTGGCCTACAGCAAAGAGTCACCCACAAGTGTGATGGGTGGTATAATTCTGGaattaaacatcaaaaaaataaaaatgtcagttttttttcaaggtagattctcattgtagcccaggctggcctggaactcaccctgttgATCCAGGCTGATCTCATACtcacaaagtgctgggattaagctgggcatggtggcacacgccttcaatccttcAATCCCaatcgggaggtagaggtaggtggattgccttgagttcgaggccaccctgagactacatagtgaattccaggtcagctttgactagagcgagaccctacctcaaaaaaacaaaaacaacgtgctgggattaaaggtatatgccaccatgcctaacaaaattacagtttttaaaaggattttatttaaaaatttacttaaaaaatatttttacttacttgctggcagagagaatgaatatgggggcaccagggaccccTGCCACTAGAGATGAATTTAAGACACGCGCCAcactgcgtctggctttatgtgcgtgctgagcaattgaacccaagctgtcaggctctgcaagcaagtgcctttacccactgagatatctctccagtatttttttttttattgttgttcaaAGAACTTTAGAcccaacatggtggcacatgcctttactcccagcactcaggaagctaaagtAGGTGGATGTTATgtgttcaaggctaac
This is a stretch of genomic DNA from Jaculus jaculus isolate mJacJac1 chromosome 9, mJacJac1.mat.Y.cur, whole genome shotgun sequence. It encodes these proteins:
- the Slc35b1 gene encoding solute carrier family 35 member B1 isoform X2; translation: MVSSNSALQFVNYPTQVLGKSCKPIPVMLLGVTLLKKKYPLAKYLCVLLIVAGVALFMYKPKKAVGMEEHTVGFGELLLLLSLTLDGLTGVSQDHMRAHYQTGSNHMMLNINLWSTLLLGAGILFTGELWEFLRFAERYPNIIYNILLFGLTSALGQSFIFMTVVYFGPLTCSIITTTRKFFTILASVILFANPISHMQWVGTVLVFLGLGLDAKFGKGTKKTSH